One window of the Trifolium pratense cultivar HEN17-A07 linkage group LG2, ARS_RC_1.1, whole genome shotgun sequence genome contains the following:
- the LOC123907087 gene encoding stem-specific protein TSJT1-like, translating into MLGIFKEKLVNAPKELNSPVSNSHIKAKPSHEILKDFISCNPSNAFFMTFGNDALIAYSPSNKPSIYQRQFSGLDNIYCAFMGNLHNLSKLNKQYGLSKGSNEAMFIIEAYRTLRDRGPYPADQVLKELEGSFGFVIYDNKDGTVFAASGSDGNIGLYWGIAADGSVVISENLELVKASCAKSFAPFPAGCLFHSEHGLLNFEHPTKKMKAMPRIDSEGVMCGANFNVDSQSRNQMMPRVGSEANWSTW; encoded by the exons ATGTTGGGAATTTTCAAGGAAAAGTTGGTTAATGCACCAAAAGAGCTTAACAGTCCAGTTTCTAATTCACATATTAAGGCTAAACCAAGTCATGAAATTCTTAAAGATTTCATATCATGCAATCCCTCCAATGCATTTTTCATGACTTTTGGAAATGATGCTTTAATTGCTTATTCACCTTCAAACAAGCCCTCAATTTATCAAAG GCAGTTTAGTGGTTTGGACAACATATATTGTGCCTTTATGGGTAATCTGCATAACCTTAGTAAATTGAACAAACAATATGGGCTATCAAAGGGAAGCAATGAGGCCATGTTTATAATCGAGGCATATCGGACACTTCGCGACAGGGGTCCATACCCTGCTGATCAAGTCCTTAAAGAACTTGAAGGAAGTTTTGGATTTGTGATCTATGACAATAAGGATGGAACAGTTTTTGCTGCATCT GGTTCTGATGGCAATATTGGACTCTATTGGGGTATTGCAGCTGATGGATCAGTTGTTATTTCTGAAAATTTGGAGCTTGTAAAAGCAAGTTGTGCTAAATCATTTGCACCATTCCCAGCTG GGTGTCTGTTTCATAGTGAGCATGGTTTATTGAACTTTGAACATCCAACAAAGAAGATGAAAGCAATGCCTAGGATTGACAGTGAAGGTGTTATGTGTGGAGCCAACTTCAATGTTGATTCTCAGTCAAGGAATCAAATGATGCCACGTGTTGGAAGTGAAGCTAATTGGTCTACTTGGTGA
- the LOC123907086 gene encoding stem-specific protein TSJT1-like: MLGIFKEKLVNAPKELNSPVSNSHIKAKPSHEILKDFMSCNPSNAFFMTFGNDALIAYSPSNKPSIYQRQFSGLDNIYCAFMGNLHNLSKLNKQYGLSKGGNEAMFIIEAYRTLRDRGPYPADQVLKELEGSFGFVIYDNKDGTVFAASGSDGNIGLYWGIAADGSVVISENLELVKASCAKSFAPFPAGCLFHSEHGLLNFEHPTKKMKAMPRIDSEGVMCGANFNVDSQSRNQMMPRVGSEANWSTWG, encoded by the exons ATGTTGGGAATTTTCAAGGAAAAGTTGGTTAATGCACCAAAGGAGCTTAATAGTCCAGTTTCTAATTCACATATTAAGGCTAAACCAAGTCATGAAATTCTTAAAGATTTCATGTCATGTAATCCCTCCAATGCATTTTTCATGACCTTTGGTAATGATGCTTTAATTGCTTATTCACCTTCAAACAAGCCCTCGATTTATCAAAG GCAGTTTAGTGGTTTGGACAACATATATTGTGCTTTTATGGGTAATCTGCATAACCTTAGTAAATTGAACAAACAATATGGGTTATCAAAGGGAGGCAATGAAGCCATGTTTATCATTGAGGCGTATCGGACGCTTCGCGACAGGGGTCCATATCCAGCTGATCAAGTTCTTAAAGAACTTGAAGGAAGTTTTGGATTTGTGATTTATGACAATAAGGATGGAACAGTTTTTGCTGCATCT GGTTCTGATGGCAATATTGGACTCTATTGGGGTATTGCAGCTGATGGATCAGTTGTTATTTCTGAAAATTTGGAGCTTGTAAAAGCAAGTTGTGCTAAATCATTTGCACCATTCCCAGCTG GGTGTCTGTTTCATAGTGAGCATGGTTTATTGAACTTTGAACATCCAACCAAGAAGATGAAAGCAATGCCTAGGATTGACAGTGAGGGTGTTATGTGTGGAGCCAACTTCAATGTTGATTCTCAGTCAAGGAATCAAATGATGCCACGTGTTGGAAGTGAAGCTAATTGGTCTACTTGGGGATAG